A genomic stretch from Falco naumanni isolate bFalNau1 chromosome 4, bFalNau1.pat, whole genome shotgun sequence includes:
- the LOC121087995 gene encoding acrosin-like, whose protein sequence is MSRVVGGRDAQPGAWPWIVSIEAPLEGGTAHICGGSLISPQWVLTSAQCFIEARNITMWQVVVGATRLTQLGPEAQVRNIKRLLVHQHYSNVTQRNDIALLELEQPVQCNSYVQLACVPDASLRVSELTECYVSGWGARIARDGGSAYVLQEAQVHLIDAGVCNSSGWYKGAIHTHNICAGYPQGGIDTCQGDSGGPLVCQDKSADYFWLVGVTSWGMGCARAKKPGVYTSTQHFYSWILEQMGLHTAVATTARPQPAFTSTPVHRPTPTEAGRFTPCLFRGQKLWDFLTWLHELLQYLSRK, encoded by the exons ATGTCGCGCGTTGTGGGTGGCAGAGATGCCCAGCCAGGGGCCTGGCCTTGGATCGTCAGCATCGAGGCTCCCTTGGAAGGAGGCACGGCGCACATCTGTGGGGGCTCCCTCATCAGCCCACAGTGGGTCCTCACATCAGCCCAATGCTTCATCGAGGCCAG GAACATCACCATGTGGCAGGTGGTGGTAGGTGCCACCCGGCTGACCCAGCTGGGACCTGAGGCCCAGGTGCGCAACATCAAGCGACTGCTGGTTCACCAGCACTACAGTAATGTTACGCAAAGAAACGACATTGCCTTGCTGGAACTGGAGCAGCCTGTCCAGTGCAACAGCTATGTACAGCTTGCCTGCGTGCCCGATGCCTCGCTGAGAGTCTCGGAGCTGACAGAGTGCTACGTCAGTGGCTGGGGTGCCAGGATTGCAAGAG ATGGAGGATCGGCAtatgtgctgcaggaggcccagGTCCACCTCATTGATGCCGGGGTCTGTAACAGCAGCGGCTGGTACAAAGGGGCCATCCACACCCACAACATCTGTGCTGGCTATCCGCAGGGTGGCATCGACACCTGCCAG ggggacagcggtGGGCCTCTTGTGTGCCAAGACAAGAGCGCTGACTACTTCTGGCTTGTTGGTGTGACCAGCTGGGGGATGGGCTGTGCGAGAGCAAAGAAGCCCGGAGTCTACACCTCCACCCAGCACTTCTACAGCTGGATCCTGGAACAGATGGGCCTGCACACAGCAGTAGCGACTACTGCAAGGCCGCAGCCAGCCTTCACCTCCACCCCCGTTCACAGGCCAACACCAACAGAAGCAGGAAGGTTTACACCCTGCCTATTTAGAGGACAGAAGCTGTGGGATTTCCTTACTTGGCTGCATGAACTTCTGCAGTACCTAAGCAGAAAATAG
- the LOC121086538 gene encoding acrosin-like, whose protein sequence is MSRVVGGRDAQPGAWPWIVSIEAPLEGGTAHICGGSLISPQWVLTSAHCFIEARNITMWQVVVGATRLTQLGPEAQARNIKQLLVHQHFNNITRRNDIALLELEQPVQCNNYVQLACVPDASLRVSELTECYVSGWGARTARDGGSAYVLQEAQVHLIDAGVCNSSGWYKGAIHTHNICAGYPQGGIDTCQGDSGGPLVCQDKSADYFWLVGLTSWGMGCARAKKPGVYTSTQHFYSWILEQMGLHTAVATTAMPQPAFTSTPVHRPTPTEAGRFIPCPLPVQKLWDFLTWLQKLVQFLIGEKV, encoded by the exons ATGTCGCGTGTTGTGGGTGGCAGAGATGCCCAGCCAGGGGCCTGGCCTTGGATCGTCAGCATCGAGGCTCCCTTGGAAGGAGGCACGGCGCACATCTGCGGGGGCTCCCTCATCAGCCCACAGTGGGTCCTCACATCAGCCCACTGCTTCATCGAGGCCAG GAACATCACCATGTGGCAGGTGGTGGTAGGTGCCACCCGGCTGACCCAGCTGGGACCTGAGGCCCAGGCGCGCAACATCAAGCAGCTGCTGGTTCACCAGCACTTCAATAATATCACACGGAGGAACGACATTGCCTTGCTGGAACTGGAGCAGCCTGTCCAGTGCAACAACTATGTACAGCTTGCCTGCGTGCCCGATGCCTCGCTGAGAGTCTCGGAGCTGACAGAGTGCTACGTCAGTGGCTGGGGTGCCAGGACTGCAAGAG ATGGAGGATCGGCAtatgtgctgcaggaggcccagGTCCACCTCATTGATGCCGGGGTCTGTAACAGCAGCGGCTGGTACAAAGGGGCCATCCACACCCACAACATCTGTGCTGGCTATCCGCAGGGTGGTATCGACACCTGCCAG ggggacagcggtGGGCCTCTTGTGTGCCAAGACAAGAGCGCTGACTACTTCTGGCTTGTTGGCCTGACCAGCTGGGGGATGGGCTGTGCGAGAGCAAAGAAGCCCGGAGTCTACACCTCCACCCAGCACTTCTACAGCTGGATCCTGGAACAGATGGGCCTGCACACAGCAGTAGCGACTACTGCAATGCCGCAGCCAGCCTTCACCTCCACCCCCGTTCACAGGCCAACACCAACAGAAGCAGGAAGGTTTATACCCTGCCCACTTCCAGTGCAGAAGCTGTGGGATTTCCTTACTTGGCTGCAGAAGTTGGTGCAGTTCCTAATAGGAGAAAAGGTTtga